GTTTGTCCATTGACAATCTGCGCGCTATGGATGTCGTCACCGCCGATGGAAAAATGGTCACCTGTAATTCTTCGCAACATGAGGACCTCTTCTGGGCGCTCTGTGGCGGAGGCGGCAATTTTGGCGTGGTCACACGCTTTGAGTTCACGCTTCATCCAGTAGGGCCGATGATCACTGCCGGCCTGGTAGTTTATCCGCTGTCCGAGGCGGCTGGTGCTCTTAAGCAGTACAACGAGTATGTTAAGACCCTACCCTTCGAGTCAAATGTCTGGGTAGTTTTGCGCAAAGCTCCGCCGCTTCCATTTCTGCCGGTCGAGGCGCATGGGACAGACGTTTTGGTTTTTCCCGTCTTTTACAATGGGAAAAAACAGGCAGGGATGAAGCAGCTTGAGCCGGTACGGCATTTTGGGAAAGCAATTGGCGAGTTTGTCGATGAAATGCCCTATGAAGATTGGCAGAAGATGTTTGACGGTCTGCTTGGCCCCGGTGCACGAAACTACTGGAAATCCCACAATTTTGGCGAGCTGAGCGACAAATTCATTCAGACGGTAATAGGCGCTACATTAGCTTTGCCCTCGGATGAGAGCGATCTGTTTCTCGGTTTCATTCAGGGCGTGTCGAATAAAAAGCCAAAATCGTCGTCGGCGTATCCGCATCGCGATTGCGGCTGGGCAATGAATGTCCATGGCCGCTGGATGACCCCACAACAGGATGAAAAGGGGATTGCGTGGGCTCGTGATGTGTATCGCGATACAGCACCATTCGCGCTGGGCGGCGTGTATGTCAATTTCCTGACCTCGGACGAAAAGGATCGTATCCGCGAAGCATATGGCGAAGGTTGGGATCGACTGGTGGAAGTAAAACGGAAATATGATCCGACGAATCTGTTCTGCATGAATCAGAATATCAACCCGAAAGGGTAGGCTCGTTCGTAGTGGAAATCAAAAGCGGGGCTCAAATGAGTCCCGCTTTTATTTTGAGTTTCCTCTGAAGTCTTACGCTTTGATCAACTTCATCCGGTCAGTGATTCTCCGGTCGAGTTCGATCACCTGCGTCTGATCGGCGCGGGTAGGCATCACCTGATCCGAGTAGAGGACCAGATGCGCTTTGCCGTCCGGTGTCAGGAATGAGCCGTTGATGCGGCCCTCGCAATTCGCCTCACGCATCATGAATTCAATCTCACTCACCAGTTCATCGAAATTCGCCAATCCGATATGGTGCCCCATATCTTCGCACAGTCTCTCGATAATGGCGCGAGTGGAGAGGCCATTCAATGGCTCGCCAATCGGCGTGGTTGCCTGACGCATGCCGGACCAGTTGGTCAGGTGACCTTCAGTTTCGAGATAGCTGGAGAGCGGGATGAAAACATCCGCGGCCATGGCGGTCTCGGTCTGGAAGAGGTCGGCGACCACGAGGAAATCAAGGTGATTGATGAGTGCATTGAATTCCGGCGACGCGGCGGGGTTCTCACCGATGATCACTGCGGCGCGGATCTTGTCCTGACGGAGTTTGCGGCTGACATTGGTGCCTGACTTCTCGAGCAGTTTCGCCATGTCGGTTCGCCAGACTTTGGAGGTCTCCGCGAGCAGTTTGCTATTGTCGATCAGTCCGCCGCCGGGGAGAAGTTTGGAATCGAAACCGGCGATTCGGCTTCCGGTGTGGTTCGCCTGACTGGACATCAGGGCGATACCGTTGCCGGGTTTGCCGATGCGCCCAAGCAGCAGCATCAGAGTAGCGAGAGCCTTGAGGTCATTTGAGGCACGTTCGACACGGCTGTCGAGATTGTACCAGGCGACGATCTTTTTGCTCGGGTCGGCCAGCAGGTCAGCCATCTTGCGGATAGAATCAATCGAGACACCGGTGATTGAAGCGACTTCGGTTAGGTCAGTCTTGGCAAGGGCCGCTATAACCTGATCGGCATTGACCGTTTTCGTTTTCAGATACTCAGAATCAATCTTGCCGCGACGGATCAGTTCACCCATCACACCATTCAGCAATGTTGTGGCGGTGCCGCGACGGGCATCTCCCCAGACAGAGGCAAATGTCGTCAGGTCGATCTGCGACGAGTTGATGACGATAGCCTGAGTGCCGTGCTTCATGCGGCGTTTCATCTGCCAACCGAGAACTGGGTTCTCGCTGGTCGGGTTGCCGCCCAGGAAGAGGTAGAGGTCGGCATTGGCGACATCGTCGTTAGTTGCGGTCGAAAGCGTCGCGCCAAACATATCATCGAGCGCATGGTAGTCGGCATCGTTCAACAACTGGTGGAACGACACGATATTATTGGTGCCAAGCGCGGCACGGGCGAACCGTCCGGCGAGGTAAAGTTCTTCGTTGGTCAGTTTTGGCGATGCTGCCACCAGGATCTCATCCGGGGAGTAATCCTCGATGACTTTCTGCAGACCTGATTCGATAGCGTCGAACGCTTCGTTCCAACTGGTCTGCACCTGTTTGCCGCCGCGTTTGATCATCGGCTTGGTGACGCGGGAGCCATCGAGATAATGCTGGTAGCCGAAGCGACCCTTCACGCAAAGTTCGCCATGGTTGGGCTCCGTTTCCGGCGATGCCCCTGCGACATAAAAGATGTCGTTGGTCTTGACCTTAAGCGTCAGATTGCAACCGACTGAGCAGTAGTTGCAGATATTCTCGACCGAATCCATCTTCCACGGGCCGGATCGACGGAATGGCATCTTCTCGACCAGTGCGCCGGTCGGGCAAACATCGATGCAGTTACCACACGAGACGCAGTTGGTTTCATGCAATGCTTTCTCCATCGCCGGCTTGACAATCGTCCGGAACCCGCGATTGACGAATCCAAGCGCGGAGACATTGAGGATCTCGGCACAGGTGTTCACGCAACGGCCACAGCGAATGCACTTGTTGGCATCGAGCTTGATGAACGGATGGCGCGTGTCGACCTTGTATTTGTTGTATTCTCCGACAAAGCGGGTCTGGTCGACGCCGTATTCGGTGCAGTAATCCTGAAGCGTGCAGGCGAGGCCAACATCGCAGCCGCACTCGGCGCAACGGAGGGACTCCTCGAAGGCATCTTTTTCGTCGTATGCGTACTCGACCTCTTCAAACGTTCGGATCCGCTTTTCGACCGGCATCTCTTTGGCATGATGACGGTGTGATTCCTGTACCTGCGGGATATCCTGGCGGGTCATCTTATGGAAA
This genomic interval from bacterium contains the following:
- a CDS encoding molybdopterin-dependent oxidoreductase, which gives rise to MTMISVNINGKQHSVPADLTILQICKDLGIDNIPTLCHDPKLPPFGSCFLCVVEVEGQSRLFPACSTKPSDGMKIHTRSDKVIAARKTCLELLLSDHYADCFGPCRLNCPADVDIQGYMSLINLGKFKEAVALIKEKNPLPSVCGRVCTRKCEINCRRTLVDAPVGIDFLKRYAADQDMIGQMWQPDTKPDNGQPVAIIGAGPAGLTAAYYLVLEGYRPTIFEALPNPGGMLRYGIPEYRLPKEILDKEINWILDLGVELHTNKMLGRDITIDGLFKQGFKSVFIGLGAQVGKPMAVENENVDGVLTGVDFLRQVELKTNPPIKGRVVVVGGGNTAIDAARTSLRLGADEVILLYRRTRNEMPANMVEIEAAEHEGIRMEFLAAPVRVNVANDRMESITCIRMELGEPDASGRRRPVEVKDSDFTLNCDWVISAIGQEPDLTGVESKNGNVKVTKWKTIVAKEGTFDTDRPGVFSGGDVVTGPADAIDAIAAGRMAARAIDKFIRTGIVEPFTDRFESKRDNFHKMTRQDIPQVQESHRHHAKEMPVEKRIRTFEEVEYAYDEKDAFEESLRCAECGCDVGLACTLQDYCTEYGVDQTRFVGEYNKYKVDTRHPFIKLDANKCIRCGRCVNTCAEILNVSALGFVNRGFRTIVKPAMEKALHETNCVSCGNCIDVCPTGALVEKMPFRRSGPWKMDSVENICNYCSVGCNLTLKVKTNDIFYVAGASPETEPNHGELCVKGRFGYQHYLDGSRVTKPMIKRGGKQVQTSWNEAFDAIESGLQKVIEDYSPDEILVAASPKLTNEELYLAGRFARAALGTNNIVSFHQLLNDADYHALDDMFGATLSTATNDDVANADLYLFLGGNPTSENPVLGWQMKRRMKHGTQAIVINSSQIDLTTFASVWGDARRGTATTLLNGVMGELIRRGKIDSEYLKTKTVNADQVIAALAKTDLTEVASITGVSIDSIRKMADLLADPSKKIVAWYNLDSRVERASNDLKALATLMLLLGRIGKPGNGIALMSSQANHTGSRIAGFDSKLLPGGGLIDNSKLLAETSKVWRTDMAKLLEKSGTNVSRKLRQDKIRAAVIIGENPAASPEFNALINHLDFLVVADLFQTETAMAADVFIPLSSYLETEGHLTNWSGMRQATTPIGEPLNGLSTRAIIERLCEDMGHHIGLANFDELVSEIEFMMREANCEGRINGSFLTPDGKAHLVLYSDQVMPTRADQTQVIELDRRITDRMKLIKA
- a CDS encoding FAD-binding oxidoreductase, yielding MATVGTDTGKQSGRKVSVGDVDTLQKSLKGKLLRPGDQGYDTARTIWNAMIDRQPAIIVQPMDAGDVQKAVNFAREQNILVAIKGGGHNIAGNAVCDDGLMIDFSLMRGVRVDPAAKVAHVEAGALLSDVDHATQAHGLAVPLGINSTTGVAGLTLGGGFGWLTRQHGLSIDNLRAMDVVTADGKMVTCNSSQHEDLFWALCGGGGNFGVVTRFEFTLHPVGPMITAGLVVYPLSEAAGALKQYNEYVKTLPFESNVWVVLRKAPPLPFLPVEAHGTDVLVFPVFYNGKKQAGMKQLEPVRHFGKAIGEFVDEMPYEDWQKMFDGLLGPGARNYWKSHNFGELSDKFIQTVIGATLALPSDESDLFLGFIQGVSNKKPKSSSAYPHRDCGWAMNVHGRWMTPQQDEKGIAWARDVYRDTAPFALGGVYVNFLTSDEKDRIREAYGEGWDRLVEVKRKYDPTNLFCMNQNINPKG